The following proteins come from a genomic window of Flavobacterium crocinum:
- the recF gene encoding DNA replication/repair protein RecF (All proteins in this family for which functions are known are DNA-binding proteins that assist the filamentation of RecA onto DNA for the initiation of recombination or recombinational repair.), which produces MHLNKISLFNYKNFSEASFDFDIKINCFVGKNGIGKTNVLDAIYHLAYGKSYFNPLAVQNIKHGEEFFVIDAELEKNERTEQIVCSLKKGQKKVLKRNGKAYDKFSDHIGFIPLVIISPADRDLIIEGSETRRKFMDSVISQLDSTYLHQLIQYQKVIVQRNALLKYFALNHTFDNDTLSIYNEQLNEYGKSIFEKRKTFLEQFIPIFNVHHQTITGSEESVQLVYESHLFEKDLLTLLQENINKDRALHYTTVGIHKDDLSFEIDSHPIKKFGSQGQQKSFLIALKLAQFEFLKKQSGVKPILLFDDIFDKLDETRVAKIVEMVNSETFGQLFISDTHPERTEAIVKSTHQTYKIFNL; this is translated from the coding sequence ATGCATCTTAACAAAATTTCTTTATTCAATTACAAAAACTTTTCTGAAGCAAGTTTTGATTTCGACATCAAAATCAATTGTTTCGTGGGTAAAAACGGCATCGGAAAAACCAATGTCCTGGACGCTATTTATCATTTGGCTTACGGAAAAAGTTATTTTAACCCGCTGGCGGTTCAAAATATCAAACATGGCGAAGAGTTTTTTGTTATTGATGCCGAACTCGAAAAAAACGAGAGAACAGAACAAATTGTCTGCAGTTTAAAAAAAGGACAAAAGAAGGTTTTAAAAAGAAATGGAAAAGCCTACGATAAATTCTCTGATCATATTGGATTTATTCCGTTAGTAATTATTTCGCCTGCCGACAGGGATTTAATTATTGAAGGAAGCGAAACACGTCGTAAATTTATGGACAGTGTGATCTCGCAATTAGATTCAACATACCTGCATCAGCTTATTCAATATCAAAAAGTGATTGTACAGCGAAATGCACTTTTAAAATATTTTGCTCTCAACCATACTTTTGACAATGATACCTTATCTATATATAATGAACAATTGAATGAATACGGAAAATCGATTTTTGAAAAACGAAAAACTTTCTTAGAACAATTTATACCTATATTTAATGTACACCATCAAACGATAACAGGATCGGAAGAATCTGTACAATTGGTGTACGAAAGTCATTTGTTTGAAAAAGATTTACTAACACTTTTACAGGAAAACATCAATAAAGATCGAGCGCTGCATTACACCACGGTTGGAATCCATAAAGACGATTTATCTTTTGAAATCGATTCGCATCCGATAAAAAAATTCGGATCGCAGGGACAACAGAAATCTTTTTTGATTGCTTTAAAACTGGCGCAATTTGAATTTCTGAAAAAACAGAGTGGCGTTAAACCTATTTTATTGTTTGATGATATTTTTGACAAACTGGACGAAACGCGCGTTGCCAAAATTGTAGAAATGGTAAACAGCGAAACCTTTGGACAGCTCTTTATTTCTGATACACATCCTGAAAGAACAGAAGCGATTGTAAAATCGACGCATCAAACATATAAGATATTTAATCTTTAA
- a CDS encoding DUF2461 domain-containing protein yields MLAKESLQFLDDLKKNNNREWFQDNKKRYEIFKKDYHQLVSDFLDAMKPLDPSLELLEVKNCTFRINRDIRFSKDKSPYKAHLGVWLSAGAKGANRAGYYVHIEKGASFIAGGFYSPEPEDLKKVRKEIAFFYDDLEEILNNKDFKKEFGSLDINENNSLKSMPRGYEKDHPAMEFLKLKSFTATQPYDIAEVTQKDFVSKMSKKLIALKPLNHFINRALETEE; encoded by the coding sequence ATGTTAGCGAAAGAATCATTGCAATTTTTAGACGATTTAAAAAAGAACAACAACAGGGAATGGTTTCAGGACAATAAAAAACGTTATGAAATTTTCAAGAAAGATTATCATCAACTAGTAAGTGACTTTCTGGATGCTATGAAACCGCTTGATCCTTCTTTAGAATTATTGGAAGTTAAAAATTGTACTTTCAGAATCAATCGTGATATTCGCTTTTCAAAAGACAAATCTCCTTATAAAGCACATTTAGGAGTTTGGCTTTCAGCAGGAGCTAAAGGCGCCAATCGTGCGGGTTATTATGTTCACATCGAAAAAGGAGCCAGTTTTATTGCCGGCGGATTTTATTCTCCAGAACCAGAAGACCTGAAAAAAGTCCGTAAGGAAATTGCTTTTTTCTACGATGATTTAGAAGAAATCCTAAACAACAAAGATTTCAAAAAGGAATTTGGAAGCTTAGATATAAACGAAAACAATTCACTAAAAAGCATGCCTCGAGGTTACGAAAAAGACCACCCTGCAATGGAGTTTTTAAAACTGAAAAGTTTTACAGCAACTCAACCTTATGATATTGCTGAAGTAACTCAGAAAGATTTCGTTTCTAAAATGAGTAAAAAACTAATTGCTCTAAAACCTTTGAATCATTTTATTAATCGTGCTTTAGAAACTGAGGAATAA
- a CDS encoding glycosyltransferase: MKRKILFLGESYRADAITWMKGLKEFGDFEIITWELQTSNSQRFKRIFEYLFSPIAIRKIIKREKPDMVIAERTTSYGFLAALSGSKTIAIAQQGRTDLWPEESKLYPFKKFIQKQAFKKAHLIHAWGPVMAIHMKTTGVNMDKVLILPKGIDLSLFTPSTNNSNKIEAIVTRSLMPEYRHDSILKAFALLHQKGIDFSLTIVGDGTRLEYLKDLTTALQIENKVIFTGRIPNTELPKLLQQSNIYISMPTTEGVSASLFEAMACNCYPVVSDIPGNQSWITHRENGQLIEVDNIEMLTKELIWSFENPELRNQAIIRNRKFVEENANYDINMKVISGKYHELLDSRNS, from the coding sequence ATGAAAAGAAAGATACTTTTTCTTGGAGAATCTTACCGCGCTGATGCCATAACCTGGATGAAGGGTTTAAAAGAATTTGGCGATTTTGAAATTATTACCTGGGAACTTCAAACTTCAAACAGTCAAAGATTTAAACGTATTTTTGAGTATCTCTTCTCTCCTATTGCTATTCGAAAAATCATCAAAAGAGAAAAACCAGACATGGTAATTGCAGAAAGAACTACGAGCTATGGTTTTCTTGCAGCACTATCAGGATCTAAAACTATCGCCATTGCCCAACAAGGCAGAACCGATTTATGGCCCGAAGAATCTAAATTGTATCCATTTAAGAAATTCATCCAGAAACAGGCTTTCAAAAAAGCACATTTAATTCATGCCTGGGGACCTGTAATGGCAATTCACATGAAAACAACCGGAGTTAATATGGACAAAGTCTTAATACTTCCGAAAGGAATTGATTTATCTCTTTTTACACCGTCAACAAACAATTCCAATAAAATTGAAGCGATTGTAACACGTTCGTTAATGCCAGAATATCGTCATGATTCTATTTTAAAAGCATTCGCCCTTTTACATCAAAAAGGAATTGATTTTTCACTTACAATTGTTGGAGACGGAACAAGACTAGAATATTTAAAAGATTTAACTACAGCACTTCAAATAGAAAATAAAGTAATTTTTACTGGAAGAATTCCGAATACAGAACTTCCAAAACTACTACAGCAATCAAACATTTATATTAGCATGCCAACGACTGAAGGTGTTTCGGCATCTCTGTTTGAGGCAATGGCATGTAATTGTTATCCCGTAGTTTCAGACATTCCCGGAAATCAAAGTTGGATTACGCATCGTGAAAACGGACAATTGATTGAAGTTGATAATATTGAAATGCTGACCAAAGAATTGATTTGGTCTTTTGAAAATCCTGAGCTTAGAAATCAAGCCATTATTCGAAACAGAAAATTTGTAGAAGAAAATGCTAATTATGATATTAACATGAAGGTTATTTCGGGAAAGTATCATGAGTTACTGGATTCTCGAAACAGTTAA
- the murB gene encoding UDP-N-acetylmuramate dehydrogenase, translating to MEIQSNFSLKNYNTFGIEASAKQFVAIHSIAELKTILSANKNEKKFILGGGSNMLLTKDIDALVIHIDLKGKKIIKEDDDFVWVESQAGETWHDFVLWTIDNNFGGLENMSLIPGNVGTTPVQNIGAYGTEIKDTFVSCDAMNIATQEIKTFNNAECNFGYRESIFKHEVKDQYIITSVVFKLTKRNHKINTSYGDILAELAKNNIAEPTLKDVSNAVIAIRQSKLPDPKELGNSGSFFKNPIISKSDFEKIHQKFPEIKYYEVSETEVKVPAGWLIEQAGFKGKRFGDAGVHKNQALVLVNYGNATGQEILAVSKEVQKTVFEKFGIQIEAEVNVI from the coding sequence ATGGAAATCCAATCCAATTTTTCTTTAAAAAACTACAATACTTTTGGCATCGAAGCCAGCGCAAAACAATTCGTTGCCATACATTCTATTGCTGAATTGAAAACTATTCTGTCAGCAAACAAAAACGAGAAAAAATTTATTCTTGGTGGCGGAAGCAATATGCTTTTAACTAAAGATATTGATGCTCTAGTTATTCATATCGATTTAAAAGGCAAAAAAATAATCAAAGAAGACGATGATTTTGTCTGGGTTGAAAGTCAGGCCGGTGAAACCTGGCACGATTTCGTTCTTTGGACCATCGACAATAATTTTGGCGGATTAGAAAACATGTCGCTCATTCCCGGAAATGTTGGCACGACTCCGGTACAAAATATTGGTGCTTACGGAACTGAAATTAAAGACACTTTTGTTTCTTGCGATGCCATGAATATTGCAACTCAGGAAATAAAAACTTTCAATAATGCTGAATGTAATTTTGGCTACCGTGAAAGTATTTTCAAACATGAAGTAAAAGACCAATATATTATTACTTCTGTCGTTTTCAAATTGACAAAACGCAATCACAAAATCAATACTTCTTACGGAGATATTTTGGCTGAATTGGCTAAAAACAATATTGCTGAACCCACTTTAAAAGATGTCAGCAATGCTGTAATTGCAATTAGACAAAGTAAACTTCCTGATCCGAAAGAATTAGGAAACAGCGGCAGTTTCTTTAAGAACCCAATTATATCAAAATCTGATTTTGAGAAAATTCATCAGAAGTTTCCTGAAATTAAATATTACGAAGTTTCAGAAACCGAAGTAAAAGTTCCAGCCGGATGGCTGATTGAGCAAGCCGGCTTTAAAGGAAAACGTTTTGGTGATGCGGGAGTTCATAAAAACCAGGCTTTGGTTTTAGTGAATTACGGAAACGCAACAGGACAGGAAATTTTAGCTGTTTCTAAAGAAGTTCAGAAAACCGTTTTTGAAAAATTCGGAATTCAGATTGAGGCAGAAGTCAATGTGATTTAA
- a CDS encoding FMN-binding negative transcriptional regulator yields MYTPDLYKNENQEEIKGFLKENSFGTLINQTNGKLCATHIPIELEINADGKEILQGHISKLNPQAEGFKENDQVLAVFTGPHSYISSSWYDHENVPTWNYIAVHVYGRIKIVDYETSVEQLKKLVDKYEINSENPVRVEDLSAKTMREARGIFGFEIEIDEIQATKKLSQNRDDHNYKNIITELEKTENPQSIAVAKEMSKCRK; encoded by the coding sequence ATGTATACACCAGATTTATACAAGAACGAAAATCAGGAAGAAATCAAAGGTTTTTTAAAAGAAAACAGCTTTGGAACCCTGATTAATCAGACTAACGGAAAATTATGTGCCACTCATATTCCGATAGAACTGGAAATAAATGCTGACGGAAAAGAAATTCTGCAAGGCCATATTTCAAAACTAAATCCACAAGCAGAAGGTTTTAAAGAAAATGATCAGGTTCTGGCTGTTTTTACAGGACCTCACAGCTACATATCATCTTCCTGGTACGATCACGAAAATGTTCCAACCTGGAATTACATAGCTGTACATGTTTATGGTCGGATTAAAATTGTTGATTACGAGACTTCTGTAGAACAGCTGAAAAAATTAGTTGACAAATACGAAATCAATTCAGAAAATCCTGTTCGTGTTGAAGATTTATCAGCCAAAACAATGCGCGAAGCAAGAGGCATTTTTGGTTTTGAAATTGAAATTGATGAGATTCAGGCCACGAAAAAACTTTCGCAGAACCGCGACGATCATAATTACAAAAATATAATTACCGAATTAGAGAAAACTGAAAACCCTCAGTCTATTGCCGTTGCAAAAGAAATGTCTAAATGCCGAAAGTAA
- a CDS encoding glycosyltransferase, giving the protein MLIYIFYFFIAIVVVQLSYYLGIFGKFAFGKPQHITPKNLPVSVIVCAKNEEENVKKYIPLLAQQNYPDFEIVLIDDASRDETLEIFEEFEKEFPNIRLVKVENNEAFWGNKKYALTLGIKAAKKDYLLFTDADCYPTSKDWITAMTSQFTLNKTIVLGYGGYEKVERSFLNKIIRFETVLTALQYFSWAKAGLPYMGVGRNLAYKKEEFFNVNGFIDHIQVRSGDDDLFINQAANKVNTTISYMPESFTYSKPKKTFREWFTQKRRHISTAEHYKFFDKMQLGLFFCSQLFFFLLVIILLAFQFQWIAVLAILATRYTVVWTVIGCTAGKLKENDLKIWFPVVEIALILTQINIFITNIFSKPVYWK; this is encoded by the coding sequence ATGCTTATATACATATTTTACTTTTTTATTGCTATTGTTGTTGTTCAACTATCTTATTATCTTGGAATTTTTGGAAAGTTTGCTTTTGGCAAACCGCAACATATTACGCCTAAAAACCTTCCTGTTTCTGTAATTGTATGTGCAAAAAATGAGGAAGAAAATGTAAAAAAATACATTCCGCTTTTGGCACAACAAAATTATCCTGATTTTGAAATTGTCTTAATTGACGATGCATCAAGAGATGAAACCCTTGAAATATTTGAAGAATTCGAAAAAGAATTCCCTAATATTCGTCTGGTAAAAGTGGAAAACAATGAAGCTTTCTGGGGAAACAAAAAATACGCTTTGACTCTTGGAATTAAAGCTGCTAAAAAAGATTATTTATTATTTACAGATGCTGATTGTTATCCAACTTCTAAAGACTGGATTACAGCAATGACTTCGCAGTTTACCCTAAATAAAACTATAGTTTTAGGATATGGAGGTTACGAAAAAGTAGAGCGTTCTTTTTTAAATAAAATTATTCGTTTTGAAACTGTTTTAACTGCTCTTCAGTATTTTTCATGGGCAAAAGCAGGACTTCCATATATGGGCGTAGGGCGAAATCTAGCTTACAAAAAAGAAGAATTCTTTAATGTAAACGGATTTATTGATCATATTCAGGTTCGTTCAGGTGATGATGATTTGTTTATCAATCAGGCAGCAAACAAAGTAAACACCACGATTTCTTATATGCCTGAAAGTTTTACGTATTCAAAACCTAAAAAAACATTCAGAGAATGGTTTACGCAAAAAAGAAGACATATTTCTACCGCAGAACATTACAAGTTTTTTGATAAAATGCAATTAGGATTATTTTTCTGTTCACAATTATTTTTCTTTTTGTTAGTTATAATTCTGCTTGCTTTTCAGTTTCAATGGATTGCAGTACTGGCTATTTTGGCAACACGTTACACCGTAGTCTGGACAGTAATTGGATGTACAGCAGGAAAACTGAAAGAAAATGACCTTAAAATATGGTTTCCGGTTGTTGAGATAGCACTTATATTAACGCAAATTAATATCTTTATAACTAATATCTTTTCAAAACCGGTATATTGGAAATAA
- a CDS encoding RNA polymerase sigma factor, with product MEINSKIEKAKKGDQIAFTFLLDHYWNEVYSFMLKRTENETTAEDITIETFSKAFDKIASYNPEFQFNTWLIAIAKNVYIDLLRKKKTNLFIEITDNEDQQAYNIADPTPSAEDALIKEQNLSRLLLCIKELKPHYQEVIQLRYFQEMSYQEIAVKIDEPLSSVKVKLLRAKKLLAEIIERNR from the coding sequence TTGGAAATAAATTCTAAAATAGAAAAAGCAAAAAAAGGCGATCAGATCGCCTTTACTTTTTTATTGGATCATTATTGGAATGAGGTATATTCCTTTATGCTCAAAAGAACCGAAAACGAAACCACCGCAGAGGATATTACAATTGAAACATTCTCAAAAGCTTTTGACAAAATAGCTTCTTACAACCCCGAATTTCAGTTCAATACCTGGCTTATAGCCATCGCAAAAAATGTCTATATTGACTTACTTCGAAAAAAGAAAACGAATCTTTTTATAGAAATAACAGACAACGAAGACCAACAGGCATACAATATAGCCGACCCTACTCCTTCTGCTGAAGATGCATTAATTAAAGAACAGAATCTTTCCCGTCTGCTTTTATGCATTAAAGAACTTAAACCCCATTATCAGGAAGTAATTCAGCTTCGCTATTTTCAGGAAATGTCTTATCAGGAAATTGCCGTTAAGATTGATGAGCCTCTAAGCAGCGTAAAAGTTAAGCTTTTAAGGGCTAAAAAATTATTGGCAGAAATTATCGAACGTAACAGATAA
- a CDS encoding energy transducer TonB has translation MSKLNIYENKWNDLVFENRNKEYGAYQLRQENPRTTVNALFMGLLLITALGSIPVLINKFKTAPIEPVTELPNDFDKPVTPVNLDPTVAPPPPAPSAPVVKETTTTVTDAKQLIHPIVATTQDAVDDIAPNTDNTPVVLATPGTGDPSGTSTSPGGDGTGPVTSTAPAITNDPVSVAVLDKLPEFPGGISEFYKYVGNNFRRPELDMEKTLKVYVSFVVERDGSLTDIIVRNDPGYGMGKEAVRVLKSLRTKWKPGILDGKPVRTAYSLPITIKTEME, from the coding sequence ATGTCTAAATTGAACATTTATGAAAACAAGTGGAACGATCTTGTTTTCGAAAACAGAAACAAAGAGTATGGAGCGTATCAATTACGCCAGGAGAATCCAAGAACTACGGTTAATGCACTCTTTATGGGTTTATTGTTAATAACTGCTCTGGGAAGCATACCTGTATTAATTAACAAATTTAAAACAGCACCAATCGAACCTGTCACTGAATTGCCAAATGACTTTGACAAACCGGTGACACCAGTAAATCTAGATCCAACTGTTGCGCCGCCACCACCTGCTCCATCAGCACCGGTCGTAAAAGAAACGACTACAACAGTAACAGATGCTAAACAATTAATTCATCCAATAGTAGCTACTACGCAGGATGCTGTTGACGATATTGCACCAAACACAGATAATACACCTGTTGTGTTAGCTACTCCTGGAACAGGAGATCCTTCTGGCACTAGTACATCACCTGGAGGCGACGGTACCGGACCGGTAACTTCTACTGCACCAGCAATTACTAACGATCCTGTTTCTGTGGCAGTTCTGGATAAACTTCCTGAATTTCCTGGTGGAATCAGTGAATTTTATAAATATGTTGGAAATAATTTCCGCAGACCTGAATTAGACATGGAAAAAACATTAAAAGTATATGTTTCATTCGTTGTTGAAAGAGATGGATCACTTACAGATATTATTGTTAGAAATGACCCAGGTTACGGAATGGGAAAAGAAGCGGTAAGAGTTTTAAAATCTTTAAGAACAAAATGGAAACCAGGAATTCTGGACGGAAAACCGGTTCGAACAGCATATAGCCTTCCGATCACAATAAAAACGGAAATGGAATAG
- a CDS encoding PH domain-containing protein, with translation MGIFSAILGNAGSVSQEDLIKKYGQLLTANEEIEMGFKLIRDTFIFTNKRLILVDVQGITGSKTEYKSIAYKNITRFSVETAGTFDLDAELKIWISSEQQPSIVKQFNKSVNVYEVQKILAFHVLG, from the coding sequence ATGGGAATATTTTCTGCTATTCTGGGCAATGCAGGTTCTGTAAGTCAGGAAGATCTAATCAAAAAATACGGGCAGCTTTTAACAGCAAATGAGGAAATCGAAATGGGTTTTAAACTTATTCGTGACACCTTCATTTTTACAAACAAAAGATTAATCTTAGTAGATGTACAAGGAATTACCGGAAGTAAAACAGAGTACAAATCGATTGCTTACAAAAACATTACAAGATTCAGCGTTGAAACCGCTGGAACTTTTGATCTTGATGCTGAATTAAAAATCTGGATTTCAAGCGAACAGCAACCAAGTATCGTAAAACAATTTAACAAATCTGTGAATGTTTACGAAGTACAAAAGATTCTAGCTTTTCACGTTTTAGGATAA
- a CDS encoding M48 family metalloprotease: protein MKKKFIIAGLLFAAFGVTKMTAQINFGDKAIGAVQKGVTGFTFSNADAAKLSKEAVDKLDAEHEIAGPTDGYTLRLNRVFGKHASGDGFTLNYKVYKLKEVNAFATADGSVRVYSGLMDIMDDNELIAVIGHEIGHVANNDSRDAIRAAYQKEALMDGAASQSATLATVTDSQLGKIGSAIIDSKYSRKQESEADLFAYNFMKKNGYNVNAEESAFRILAKMSEGSQASFIDQMMSSHPDSQKRADEAKKRAEKDGLYKPYVQQKIVNTAPAATTTKKATTTTKKTTTTKKK, encoded by the coding sequence ATGAAAAAGAAATTTATAATAGCGGGACTCTTATTTGCAGCATTTGGTGTAACTAAAATGACTGCACAGATTAATTTCGGTGATAAAGCAATAGGAGCAGTTCAAAAAGGAGTTACAGGTTTTACTTTTAGTAATGCCGACGCAGCTAAATTATCTAAAGAAGCTGTAGATAAATTAGATGCAGAACATGAAATTGCAGGGCCTACAGATGGTTATACTTTGAGATTGAACCGTGTTTTTGGTAAACATGCTTCAGGAGATGGATTTACTTTAAATTATAAAGTATATAAATTGAAAGAAGTAAATGCTTTTGCTACTGCAGACGGAAGTGTTCGTGTATATTCCGGATTAATGGATATCATGGATGATAACGAATTAATTGCTGTAATTGGACATGAAATTGGACACGTTGCCAATAATGATTCACGAGACGCCATAAGAGCGGCTTATCAAAAAGAAGCTTTGATGGATGGTGCGGCGTCACAATCTGCTACTCTTGCTACGGTTACTGATAGCCAGCTTGGAAAAATTGGAAGTGCTATTATTGATAGTAAATACAGCCGTAAACAAGAGTCGGAAGCCGATTTGTTTGCCTATAACTTCATGAAGAAAAACGGTTATAATGTAAATGCTGAAGAATCTGCTTTTAGAATTTTAGCTAAAATGAGTGAAGGATCTCAGGCGTCGTTTATTGATCAAATGATGAGTTCGCATCCGGATTCTCAGAAAAGAGCTGATGAAGCTAAGAAGAGAGCTGAAAAAGATGGTCTGTATAAACCGTATGTGCAACAAAAAATTGTAAATACTGCACCGGCTGCAACTACAACTAAAAAAGCGACGACAACTACAAAGAAAACAACTACAACAAAAAAGAAATAA
- a CDS encoding M48 family metalloprotease, translating to MKKRFIAIGVLFMTFSFTQINAQILSDKAMGALGKGVSGFTFSDADAAALAKQAIEEMDANNPVAGPTDGYAIRLNRVFGKHASSEGVNLNYKVYLVKDINAFACADGSVRVFAGLMDIMDDNQLLAVIGHEIGHVVNHDSRDAVKAAYKKEALLDAASSQSGKIETITKSQLGVLGSAMIDSKHSRKQESQADSFSYDFMKKNGYDVNAVESAFRILQNLSQGAESSFMTKMMSSHPDSGKRADDAKKRATKDGLYKEYVQQKIVNTAPVTATPKAATKTTAKKTAAKKK from the coding sequence ATGAAAAAAAGATTTATTGCCATTGGTGTGTTATTTATGACTTTTAGCTTTACTCAGATAAATGCGCAAATACTTTCAGATAAAGCGATGGGAGCTTTAGGAAAAGGAGTTTCCGGATTTACTTTTAGTGATGCTGATGCAGCAGCTTTAGCAAAACAAGCCATTGAAGAAATGGATGCCAATAATCCTGTAGCAGGACCTACAGATGGTTATGCTATTCGTCTGAATAGAGTTTTTGGAAAACATGCTTCAAGCGAGGGAGTTAATTTAAACTATAAGGTCTATTTAGTGAAAGATATAAATGCTTTTGCTTGTGCAGACGGTAGTGTTCGTGTCTTTGCCGGATTGATGGATATTATGGATGATAATCAATTGCTGGCTGTGATTGGACATGAAATTGGTCACGTGGTAAATCATGATTCCAGAGATGCTGTTAAAGCAGCTTATAAAAAAGAAGCACTTTTAGACGCCGCTTCATCGCAATCGGGCAAAATAGAAACGATTACAAAATCTCAATTAGGAGTTTTGGGAAGTGCAATGATTGACAGTAAACACAGTAGGAAACAAGAATCTCAGGCGGACTCATTTTCGTACGATTTTATGAAAAAAAATGGATATGATGTGAATGCAGTAGAATCGGCATTTAGAATTTTACAAAATTTAAGTCAGGGAGCCGAATCTTCTTTTATGACTAAAATGATGAGTTCGCATCCGGATTCTGGGAAAAGAGCTGACGATGCTAAAAAAAGAGCAACAAAAGATGGTTTGTATAAAGAATATGTACAACAGAAAATTGTAAATACTGCACCTGTTACTGCAACACCAAAAGCAGCCACAAAAACTACCGCAAAAAAGACAGCAGCAAAAAAGAAATAA
- the lipA gene encoding lipoyl synthase produces METSEANITTAKPKWLKVKLPIGQKYTELRGLVDKYSLNTICTSGSCPNMGECWGEGTATFMILGNVCTRSCGFCGVKTGRPETVDWDEPEKVARSIKIMNIKHAVITSVDRDDLKDGGSIIWMETVRAIRRMNPNTTLETLIPDFQGIERNIDRIVEANPEVVSHNMETVRRLTREVRIQAKYDRSLEVLRYLKEKGINRTKSGIMLGLGETEEEVFQTMTDLRNANVDVVTIGQYLQPSKKHLPVKEFITPEQFARYEQFGLDLGFRHVESGPLVRSSYKAQKHIL; encoded by the coding sequence ATGGAAACATCCGAAGCAAACATAACTACTGCAAAACCTAAATGGTTAAAAGTAAAACTGCCAATTGGACAAAAATATACTGAGCTTAGAGGCTTAGTCGATAAATACAGCTTAAATACTATTTGTACTTCGGGAAGCTGCCCAAATATGGGAGAGTGCTGGGGCGAAGGAACCGCAACTTTCATGATTTTAGGAAACGTTTGTACCCGTTCCTGCGGATTCTGCGGCGTAAAAACCGGAAGACCAGAAACAGTAGATTGGGACGAGCCGGAAAAAGTAGCACGTTCTATTAAAATTATGAATATCAAACATGCGGTAATTACAAGTGTGGACAGAGATGATTTAAAAGACGGAGGTTCTATTATCTGGATGGAAACTGTAAGAGCGATCCGCAGAATGAACCCAAATACAACTCTTGAAACTTTAATTCCTGATTTTCAGGGAATCGAGAGAAACATAGATCGTATCGTAGAGGCAAATCCTGAAGTGGTTTCTCATAATATGGAAACGGTAAGACGTTTAACTCGTGAAGTTCGTATTCAGGCAAAATATGACCGAAGCCTAGAAGTACTTCGTTATTTAAAAGAAAAAGGCATCAACAGAACTAAATCCGGAATTATGCTAGGTCTTGGAGAAACTGAAGAAGAAGTTTTCCAGACTATGACCGATTTAAGAAATGCTAATGTAGATGTAGTTACTATTGGTCAATATTTACAACCTAGTAAAAAACACCTTCCTGTAAAAGAATTCATTACACCGGAACAATTTGCCCGATATGAACAATTCGGACTTGATTTAGGTTTCCGACACGTTGAAAGCGGGCCGCTTGTTCGTTCTTCTTACAAAGCACAAAAACATATTTTATAA